Proteins from a genomic interval of Poecile atricapillus isolate bPoeAtr1 chromosome 1, bPoeAtr1.hap1, whole genome shotgun sequence:
- the APOO gene encoding MICOS complex subunit MIC26 — MFKVIRLGATPVSLSLLSVQVYAASSEKTSKKELLKIEELSLYSSPARETKYVENPKTDLEEGVSRLRHVMEPYTAWCQDLYAKAMPTLEKAVEHGREGYEFLQKPPAGFYPRLGVISFAGIIGLFLARGSKIKKLVYPVALMGIGTSMYYPQQAAAIAKVAGTQLYDWSLQGYIAVEALWKDNPKKKKSGEKDDKGDAVGDKPLEVHAASNKEQTKK; from the exons GTAATTCGGCTGGGGGCCACCCCTGTAAGCCTGAGCTTGCTCTCTGTCCAGGTTTATGCTGCTTCTTCAGAGAAGACTTCCAAAAAGGAGTTGCTGAAAATTGAGGAG CTGTCACTGTACTCCTCCCCAGCTCGTGAGACTAAATATGTGGAGAATCCCAAAACTGACTTGGAAGAGGGGGTTTCCCGTTTACGGCATGTTATGGAGCCATATACAGCCTGGTGTCAG gatctTTATGCCAAAGCTATGCCCACGTTAGAAAAAGCTGTTGAGCATGGTAGAG AGGGCTATGAATTTCTCCAAAAACCCCCTGCTGGATTTTATCCAAGACTTGGTGTGATAAGTTTTGCTGGAATTATTGGATTGTTTCTTGCTAGAG gctcaaaaataaagaaattggTGTATCCTGTAGCTCTGATGGGTATTGGTACCTCCATGTATTACCCTCAGCAGGCGGCTGCTATTGCAAAG GTTGCTGGCACACAGCTGTATGACTGGAGTCTTCAAGGATATATTGCTGTAGAAGCTCTTTGGAAGGATAATCCTAAGAAGAAgaaatcaggggaaaaagatgATAAG gGTGATGCAGTGGGTGACAAGCCCCTGGAAGTCCATGCTGCTTCAAATAAAGAGCAAACCAAGAAGTAG